A window of Roseateles sp. XES5 genomic DNA:
GCCGGCACCCCGACCATGGGCGGCCTGATGATCCTCGCCGGCATCGTCGGCAGCGCGCTCCTGTGGGCCGACCTTTCCAACGTCTATGTGGTCGCGACGCTGCTCGTCACACTCGGCTTTGGCGCCATCGGCTTCTACGACGACTACCTGAAGGTCACCAAGCAGACCGACAAGGGCTTTTCCGGCAAGGCGCGCCTCGGCCTCGAATTCATCATCGCGGGCGCTGCCACCTACTTCATGATGCGGGCCTCGCTTTCGGCCGGGGCCGCGGGCTCCACCTTCGGCTCCTCCATCGCCTTCCCCTTCGCCAAGGACCTGCTGATCAATCTCGGCATCTTCTTCGTGCTCTTCGGCGGCTTCGTCATCGTGGCGGCCGGCAACGCGGTGAACCTGACCGACGGTCTCGACGGCCTCGCCACCGTTCCCGTCATGATTTCGGCCGCCTCCTTCGGCGTCATCGCCTATCTCGCCGGCAACGCGGTGTTTTCCAACTATCTGCAGATCCATTTCGTGCCCGGCACCGGCGAGCTAGCCGTCGTGCTCGGCGCCGTCATCGGTGCTGGCCTCGGCTTCCTGTGGTTCAACGCGCCGCCGGCCGCCATCTTCATGGGCGACACCGGCTCGCTGGCCCTTGGCGGCCTGATCGGCACGGTCGCCGTCGCCACCAAGCACGAGATCGTCATGGCGATCATCGGCGGTCTCTTCGTCATGGAGACCCTGTCGGTCATCATTCAGGTCGCCTCGTTCAAACTCACCGGCAAGCGCGTCTTCCTGATGGCGCCGATCCACCACCACTTCGAGAAGAAGGGCTGGACGGAAAGCCAGGTCGTCATCCGCTTCTGGATCATCGCCGTCGTTCTGGCGCTGGTCGGCCTTTCCACGCTCAAGCTGCGGTAAGGCTCAGATGATCCCGGTCACCACCTTCAAAGGCAAGGCCGTCGCGCTCTTCGGGCTCGGCGGCTCCGGCCTTGCGACGGCGCTGGCGCTTGCCGCGGGCGGCGCCGACGTCACCGCCTGGGACGACAGCCCGGCAAGCGTCGAGAACGCGTCCACGGCCGGCATCCGGACCGGGGACCTGCGCAATCTCGACTGGAAGACCATCGATGCGCTGGTGCTGTCGCCCGGCGTGCCGCTGACCCATCCCAAGCCGCACTGGAGCGCCGAGCTTGCGCGCGCCGCCGGTGTCGAGATCGTCGGCGATGTCGAGCTGTTCGTGCGCGAGCGCCGGGCGCATGCGCCCGATTGCCCCTTCGTCGCCATCACCGGTACGAACGGCAAGTCCACCACCACGGCGCTCATCGCCCATATCCTGAAAGCGAGCGGCCGCGACACGCAGCTCGGCGGCAATATCGGCACGGCCGTGCTGACGCTGGACCCGCCCAAGGCCGGCCGGTTCTATGTCGTCGAGTGCTCGTCCTACCAGATCGACCTCGCCCCCTCGCTCAACCCCTCCGCCGGCATCCTGCTCAATCTGACGCCCGATCACCTCGACCGTCACGGCTCGATGCAGCACTATGCCGACGTCAAGGAACGGCTGGTCGCCGGCAGCAAGACCGCGATCGTCGGCGTCGACGACACGTTCTGCGAAATCATCGCCGACCGCGTGGAGCGGGCCGGCACGAAGGTCGTGCGCATTTCCAAGCGCAACGTTCTGGCCGACGGCATCTATGCCGATGGCGCGCGCCTGATCCTGGCGCAAAGCGGGGCCACGCGGCAGATCGCCGACCTTGCGGCGATCCAGACGCTGCGGGGCAGCCACAATGCCCAGAACGCCGCGGCCGCCGTTGCCGCCTGCCTGGCGGTTGGCGTCGGCGAGGACGAGATCCGCGCCGGGCTTGCCTCCTTCCCCGGTCTCAAGCACCGCATGCAGCCGGTCGGGCGCAAGGGCGAAACGCTCTTCGTCAACGATTCCAAGGCGACGAATGCCGATGCGGCAGCGCCCGCCCTGTCGAGCTTCGAGCGCATCTACTGGATTGCCGGCGGCGTGCCGAAAGAGGGGGGCATCGCCTCCCTCGGAAGCTTCTTCCCGAAGATCGCCAAGGCCTATCTCATCGGCGAGGCGGCGGCGGCTTTCGCCGAAACGCTCGGCGGCGCGGTACCGCACGACATGTCCGGCACGCTGGAACGGGCGGTGCAGGACGCGGCGGCGGATGCGGAAAGGGACGGCGGTTCCGTTGCGGTTCTGCTTTCCCCGGCTTGCGCAAGCTTCGACCAGTACAAGAACTTTGAAGTCCGCGGCGATGCCTTCGTGAAACACGTCGCGGCGTTGCCCGGCGTGTCGATGCTGGTCGCGGTTTGAACGCATGCAATTCCGGCGGACGCGTGCGGCGGCTGCGAGCGGAATTGAACTGAAACAGAGGAAAGAGACATGGTTAGTCGTGCCGAACGTGGTGCATTGGCGGACTGGTTTTGGACGATAGACCGGTTCTTCCTCGCGGCCTTCATCCTTCTGATGGGCCTCGGTTTCATGCTGTCCTTCGCCGCCAGCCCGGCGGTTGCCGAACGACTGGGGCTTGACAGCTTCCACTTCGTCAAGCGCCACGCGATGTTCCTGCTGCCGGCCATTGCGGTGATGTTCGGCATTTCCTTCATGTCGCCGCGGCAGGTGCGGCGCGCGGCGATGATCCTTCTCGTCATTTCGCTGGCGGCCATGGTGCTGGCGCTGTTCTTCGGCGTCGAGGTCAAGGGCTCGCGCCGCTGGATTTCCATCGGCAGCTTCTCCATCCAGCCGTCGGAATTCATGAAGCCTGCCTTCGTCGTCATCTGCGCCTGGCTCTTCGCCGAACATGCCCGCCAGCCGGAAATTCCCGGCAACCTCTTCGCCATCATCCTCTTCGGCATCGTCGCGGCACTGCTCGTCGCCCAGCCTGACCTTGGTCAGACCATCCTGACGGCCGCCGTCTGGGGCGGCATGTTCTTCATGGCCGGCATGCCGTGGCTGTGGATCATCATTCTCGGCGGCGCGGCCGTCGGCGGCCTCCTGACGGCCTATACGTTCCTTCCCCACGTGGCGGCGCGTATCGACAAGTTCTGGACCGGCGAGGGCGATACGTTCCAGATGGATACCGCGCGCGAGGCGATCATTCGTGGTGACTGGTTCGGCCAGGGGCCGGGCGAGGGCACCGTCAAGCGGATCATTCCCGACAGCCATACCGACTTCATCTTCTCGGTCGCCGCCGAAGAGTTCGGCATCATCTTCTGCATGGTCATCGTCATGATCTTCGCCTTCGTGGTGATGCGTGGCCTCAACCATGCCTTCAAGGAGCGCAACGATTTCACGCGCTTCGCCGTCGCCGGCCTCGTGCTGCAGATGGGCACGCAGTCCATGATCAATATCGGCGTGAACCTCGAGCTGCTGCCGGCCAAGGGCATGACGCTGCCACTGATCTCCTATGGCGGTTCGTCGATGATCGCGGTCTGCGTGACGGCCGGCTTCATCCTGGCGTTGACCCGCCACCGGCCGGAAAAGCGCGCCTCCGAGCGCAGCCTCTTCCGCGGCGGTATCGTGGCGCCCGCTGAATAAGGGTTTTGCATGAACAAAGGCATCGTTCTTCTCGCCGCCGGGGGTACCGGCGGCCATCTCTTTCCCGCAGAGGCGCTGGCCCATGAGCTGAAGGCCGGCGGCTGGTCGGTGCATCTCGTCACCGACAGCCGCGCCGAGCGCTTTGCCGGCAAGTTCCCGGCGGACGAGATCCATGTCGTGCCGTCCGCGACCATCGGCTCGAAGAACCCGATCAGCGTCGCCAGATCACTCTTCACGCTCTGGAAGGGCATTCGCGTGGCGCGCAAGCTGATGGCGCGCCTGCGGCCGAAGGTCGTCGTCGGTTTCGGCGGCTACCCCACCGTGCCGCCGCTCATCGCCGCCACCGGCATGGGCATCCCCTCGATGATCCACGAGCAGAACGCCGTCATGGGTCGCGCCAACAAGGCGCTCGCCGCCCGCGTCAAGGCAATCGCCGGCGGTTTCCTGCCCGAAACGGGCGGGCAATATGCGCAAAAGACCGTGACGACGGGCAATCCCGTGCGCCCTGCGGTTCTCGACGCTGCAACCCTTGCCTATGAAGCGTCGGCAGACGGCGAATTCCGCCTCGTCGTCTTCGGTGGCAGCCAGGGCGCGCAATTCTTCTCCAAGGCCATTCCCTCGGCGATCGCGGCCCTCGAGCCGCAGGACCGCGCACGGCTGAAGATCACCCAGCAGGCGCGACCGGAAGATCGCGACGAGGTGGTGCGCACCTATGCCGATCTCGGCATCCCCGCCGACGTTTCTCCCTTCTTCACGGATATGGCCGCGCGCATCGGCCATGCGCATCTCATCATCAGCCGGTCCGGCGCCTCCACGGTGTCGGAAGTGTCGGTCATCGGCCGGCCGGCCATTCTCGTGCCCTATCCCTATGCGCTCGATCACGACCAGGCGGCCAATGCCGCTGCGCTTGCCTCCGGCGGCGGAGCGAAGGTGATCGCGCAGTCGGAGCTTTCGACGGAGCGGCTCGCCAGCATCGTTTCCAAGGCGATGCACGATCCCGCGGGCATGGCGACCATGGC
This region includes:
- the mraY gene encoding phospho-N-acetylmuramoyl-pentapeptide-transferase yields the protein MLLWLVELADTVQVFNLFRYITFRTGAALFTSATIVFLFGPMIISSLRIRQGKGQPIRADGPQTHFKKAGTPTMGGLMILAGIVGSALLWADLSNVYVVATLLVTLGFGAIGFYDDYLKVTKQTDKGFSGKARLGLEFIIAGAATYFMMRASLSAGAAGSTFGSSIAFPFAKDLLINLGIFFVLFGGFVIVAAGNAVNLTDGLDGLATVPVMISAASFGVIAYLAGNAVFSNYLQIHFVPGTGELAVVLGAVIGAGLGFLWFNAPPAAIFMGDTGSLALGGLIGTVAVATKHEIVMAIIGGLFVMETLSVIIQVASFKLTGKRVFLMAPIHHHFEKKGWTESQVVIRFWIIAVVLALVGLSTLKLR
- the murD gene encoding UDP-N-acetylmuramoyl-L-alanine--D-glutamate ligase translates to MIPVTTFKGKAVALFGLGGSGLATALALAAGGADVTAWDDSPASVENASTAGIRTGDLRNLDWKTIDALVLSPGVPLTHPKPHWSAELARAAGVEIVGDVELFVRERRAHAPDCPFVAITGTNGKSTTTALIAHILKASGRDTQLGGNIGTAVLTLDPPKAGRFYVVECSSYQIDLAPSLNPSAGILLNLTPDHLDRHGSMQHYADVKERLVAGSKTAIVGVDDTFCEIIADRVERAGTKVVRISKRNVLADGIYADGARLILAQSGATRQIADLAAIQTLRGSHNAQNAAAAVAACLAVGVGEDEIRAGLASFPGLKHRMQPVGRKGETLFVNDSKATNADAAAPALSSFERIYWIAGGVPKEGGIASLGSFFPKIAKAYLIGEAAAAFAETLGGAVPHDMSGTLERAVQDAAADAERDGGSVAVLLSPACASFDQYKNFEVRGDAFVKHVAALPGVSMLVAV
- the ftsW gene encoding putative lipid II flippase FtsW codes for the protein MVSRAERGALADWFWTIDRFFLAAFILLMGLGFMLSFAASPAVAERLGLDSFHFVKRHAMFLLPAIAVMFGISFMSPRQVRRAAMILLVISLAAMVLALFFGVEVKGSRRWISIGSFSIQPSEFMKPAFVVICAWLFAEHARQPEIPGNLFAIILFGIVAALLVAQPDLGQTILTAAVWGGMFFMAGMPWLWIIILGGAAVGGLLTAYTFLPHVAARIDKFWTGEGDTFQMDTAREAIIRGDWFGQGPGEGTVKRIIPDSHTDFIFSVAAEEFGIIFCMVIVMIFAFVVMRGLNHAFKERNDFTRFAVAGLVLQMGTQSMINIGVNLELLPAKGMTLPLISYGGSSMIAVCVTAGFILALTRHRPEKRASERSLFRGGIVAPAE
- the murG gene encoding undecaprenyldiphospho-muramoylpentapeptide beta-N-acetylglucosaminyltransferase, with product MNKGIVLLAAGGTGGHLFPAEALAHELKAGGWSVHLVTDSRAERFAGKFPADEIHVVPSATIGSKNPISVARSLFTLWKGIRVARKLMARLRPKVVVGFGGYPTVPPLIAATGMGIPSMIHEQNAVMGRANKALAARVKAIAGGFLPETGGQYAQKTVTTGNPVRPAVLDAATLAYEASADGEFRLVVFGGSQGAQFFSKAIPSAIAALEPQDRARLKITQQARPEDRDEVVRTYADLGIPADVSPFFTDMAARIGHAHLIISRSGASTVSEVSVIGRPAILVPYPYALDHDQAANAAALASGGGAKVIAQSELSTERLASIVSKAMHDPAGMATMAANARKAGKPDAARLLASMVEAIAGGKTIAQFKGERP